In Eucalyptus grandis isolate ANBG69807.140 chromosome 4, ASM1654582v1, whole genome shotgun sequence, the following proteins share a genomic window:
- the LOC104441771 gene encoding nuclear transcription factor Y subunit C-3: MRQPGVYSGMLSGISGKTGPHSLPLARIKKIMKKSGDDVKMISGEAPIVFSKACELFIEELTKRSWMMTMQGKKRTLQKDDVASAVAATDIFDFLVNLVSEPPNTDEDAAGGTNIIEH; encoded by the coding sequence ATGAGGCAACCCGGCGTGTATTCAGGGATGCTGTCTGGAATCTCTGGCAAAACCGGGCCTCACTCTCTGCCCCTCGCGAGGATCAAGAAGATCATGAAGAAGTCCGGTGATGACGTCAAGATGATCTCCGGCGAAGCACCAATCGTGTTCTCCAAGGCCTGCGAGCTGTTCATCGAGGAACTCACCAAGCGGTCTTGGATGATGACCATGCAAGGCAAGAAGAGGACGCTGCAGAAGGACGACGTGGCTTCGGCAGTCGCGGCGACCGACATCTTCGATTTCCTTGTCAACTTGGTTTCGGAGCCTCCGAACACCGACGAGGACGCTGCGGGAGGAACTAACATTATCGAGCATTAA
- the LOC104441773 gene encoding remorin 1.4 isoform X1 — protein sequence MEEEVEKKAGRSEVPKAPPEPENGAEEKIVISAPSKRVAFAADREIINTVENGSGTERDAVLAQVEAEKRLALIRAWEESEKSQAESKAYKKLAITGSWENTQIASVEAQIKQIEEEIEKKKAEQAEKMKIKLVEIHKEAEVKKATIEAKRREDIIKVREAAAKFRTTGYIPRKLLRCFSS from the exons ATGGAAGAGGAGGTGGAGAAGAAAGCTGGTCGATCTGAAGTACCAAAAGCTCCTCCAGAACCAGAGAACGGAGCTGAGGAGAAGATCGTTATATCTGCTCCCAGCAAGAGGGTCGCTTTTGCGGCTGATAGGG AGATTATAAATACTGTTGAGAATGGCTCAGGAACAGAGAGAG ATGCTGTGCTTGCCCAAGTGGAAGCAGAGAAGAGGCTGGCTTTGATCAGAGCTTGGGAAGAGAGTGAAAAATCCCAAGCTGAGAGCAA GGCATACAAGAAGCTAGCCATCACTGGGTCCTGGGAAAACACCCAGATAGCTTCTGTTGAGGCTCAGATAAAGCAAATCGAG GAGGagatagaaaagaagaaggccGAGCAGGCGGAGAAAATGAAGATCAAACTAGTTGAAATTCACAAGGAAGCGGAAGTAAAGAAGGCAACAATTGAAGCGAAACGACGCGAAGACATCATCAAGGTACGAGAGGCGGCTGCGAAGTTCCGCACCACGGGTTATATACCGAGGAAGCTCCTCAGATGCTTCAGCAGCTGA
- the LOC104441773 gene encoding uncharacterized protein At3g61260 isoform X2, translating to MEEEVEKKAGRSEVPKAPPEPENGAEEKIVISAPSKRVAFAADRDAVLAQVEAEKRLALIRAWEESEKSQAESKAYKKLAITGSWENTQIASVEAQIKQIEEEIEKKKAEQAEKMKIKLVEIHKEAEVKKATIEAKRREDIIKVREAAAKFRTTGYIPRKLLRCFSS from the exons ATGGAAGAGGAGGTGGAGAAGAAAGCTGGTCGATCTGAAGTACCAAAAGCTCCTCCAGAACCAGAGAACGGAGCTGAGGAGAAGATCGTTATATCTGCTCCCAGCAAGAGGGTCGCTTTTGCGGCTGATAGGG ATGCTGTGCTTGCCCAAGTGGAAGCAGAGAAGAGGCTGGCTTTGATCAGAGCTTGGGAAGAGAGTGAAAAATCCCAAGCTGAGAGCAA GGCATACAAGAAGCTAGCCATCACTGGGTCCTGGGAAAACACCCAGATAGCTTCTGTTGAGGCTCAGATAAAGCAAATCGAG GAGGagatagaaaagaagaaggccGAGCAGGCGGAGAAAATGAAGATCAAACTAGTTGAAATTCACAAGGAAGCGGAAGTAAAGAAGGCAACAATTGAAGCGAAACGACGCGAAGACATCATCAAGGTACGAGAGGCGGCTGCGAAGTTCCGCACCACGGGTTATATACCGAGGAAGCTCCTCAGATGCTTCAGCAGCTGA